One stretch of Juglans microcarpa x Juglans regia isolate MS1-56 chromosome 3D, Jm3101_v1.0, whole genome shotgun sequence DNA includes these proteins:
- the LOC121256405 gene encoding NAC domain-containing protein 35 has translation MSHHETNDNKTTDDDHEHDMVMPGFRFHPTEEELVEFYLRRKVEGKRFNVELITFLDLYRYDPWELPALAAIGEKEWFFYVPRDRKYRNGDRPNRVTTSGYWKATGADRMIRTENFRSIGLKKTLVFYSGKAPKGIRTSWIMNEYRLPQHETERYQKAEISLCRVYKRAGVEDHPSLPRSLPSRASSSRVTHTSRRQQYDTVQNSMENFQAFGGQSHEPSEVEKINETDGSSTSDITTALGLSKPNAYRPAAASSTTLGLPAPMEEEGMALLHHTKQSSPLVNSTCATLFTGSLPSVSSSAVDDLHRLVNYQQAASSISQQQHYYNGHHHPSQLISNFPPHSQPLALNTLPNVLPTAFSDRILWDWNPIPEANREYTNLFK, from the exons ATGAGCCACCACGAAACCAACGACAACAAAACcactgatgatgatcatgagcaTGATATGGTGATGCCCGGATTTCGCTTCCACCCTACTGAGGAAGAACTTGTGGAGTTCTACCTTCGCCGTAAGGTAGAGGGCAAGCGATTCAACGTGGAGCTCATTACTTTTCTGGATCTTTATCGCTATGACCCTTGGGAGCTTCCCG CTTTGGCAGCAATTGGAGAGAAGGAATGGTTCTTCTATGTTCCCAGAGACCGCAAGTATCGTAATGGGGATCGCCCCAACCGCGTTACCACTTCTGGCTATTGGAAAGCAACTGGAGCTGACCGAATGATCCGAACTGAAAACTTCCGCTCAATTGGGCTGaagaaaaccctagtttttTACTCTGGGAAAGCTCCCAAGGGCATCCGAACCAGTTGGATCATGAACGAGTATCGCTTGCCCCAACACGAAACTGAACGATATCAAAAG gcagAAATATCACTCTGCCGTGTGTACAAGAGAGCTGGAGTTGAAGACCACCCCTCTCTCCCTCGTTCCCTTCCATCAAGGGCATCCTCATCTAGGGTGACTCATACGAGTCGAAGGCAGCAATATGACACAGTTCAAAATTCCATGGAAAACTTTCAAGCTTTTGGAGGACAGTCACATGAGCCGAGTGAGGTGGAAAAGATTAATGAAACAGACGGAAGCAGTACTTCAGATATAACGACAGCTCTTGGGCTTTCAAAGCCAAATGCATACCGACCTGCAGCTGCCAGCAGCACCACTCTCGGGCTACCAGCTCCAATGGAAGAGGAAGGGATGGCGCTCTTGCACCATACAAAGCAATCTTCCCCTTTAGTTAATTCCACTTGTGCCACCCTCTTCACAGGCAGCTTGCCTTCTGTCTCATCCAGTGCGGTGGATGATCTCCATAGACTAGTAAATTACCAACAAGCGGCTTCAAGTATCAGTCAGCAACAACACTATTACAATGGTCACCATCACCCCAGCCAATTGATCTCTAACTTCCCACCACATTCACAGCCATTGGCCCTCAACACACTACCGAACGTGCTTCCAACTGCCTTCTCCGACAGAATATTGTGGGACTGGAATCCAATTCCAGAGGCAAACCGAGAGTACACCAATCTCTTCAAGTAG